The following nucleotide sequence is from Salvia miltiorrhiza cultivar Shanhuang (shh) chromosome 7, IMPLAD_Smil_shh, whole genome shotgun sequence.
TCACCGAGTGAAACCCTAGCACCAGTGCGGCGCCAGATCTGAGCGGCTCCATCGTCGTGCCTCCACTCCTCCGCCGCCTGCTCCAGATCtgattcttattcttattattgatTTTCTATTTATGTATTGATTTCGTGAATTTTATTGGAGATGGGTTTGTAATTGTAGAGTTTGAAAACCTATATTTGGGTGTAATTTTTCGTGCatttttttggattttgtgTTTGACAACCCATCTCTCGCCTTTCTTCCTTCCCTCTCTTCCACTGCCTTCCCTCTGTTGTCGCCGGAGTTCTGTAAAGGGGAGGGTCGGTGGTGGCTTCTCTGCCTTGGCCATATCCGATAATACAGGCTTGAGTTGAGATCTGAAACTGGTGGCTTTAGTTGCAGAATTTATTGGATTTCTTGAATTTGGGGGAAACACATTTGTTGGACGAAGATGAGGACAGACGAGGTGAAgggaaggcggcggcgccgccaccgCCGGCGACCTCGCCGGTGTTGATGAAGAAGAGAGTTATTTTATTAACTATATTTAACATTAATTAACAATAACATTAAACATGTGGTCCCTACAACTTTTCTCTTAATAACACTCTCCTTAATAcacgtgccgaaaagaaacgtgccgttaataacgggacggagggagtatgatttaaAAAAGAGGCAAAATGTGATATACCCTTTTTGAAAgatgaaacataaaatatacccactttttttaaaacaataaaatctaCCCACTTAGGACATTTTTACCCCTATGTGTAATTCGCGCATTGCTCGCATTGCTCGACACTGAAGCGTCGAGCATTGAACTGTCGAgcatcgagcatgtcgagcaatagtttaaattgaactattgctcgacgcCTCGAACATCGAGTGTCGAGCAATTAAGAactgtcgagcatgtcgagcaattAAGAactgtcgagcatgtcgagcaatagttcaatgtCGAGCAAgacgagcaatagttcaaatcGAACTATTGCTCGATATTAAGTGTCGAGCATTGAGTGTCGAGCAATGTGAACCGTCGAGCACTGAACATTTTTGGcacaaattcaaaaatcaaacttcagATCTTGGcacaatttcaaaaatcaaacttcagATCAGAAATCGTGCGACATCAGATCGGAAATCATGCGACATCAGATCGGAAATCGTGCAGGTGGGGGAATCGGTAgatagagagaagaagaagaagaagaagaagaagaagaaggctgCGGTAGATCTGTGGCCACGGCGACGGGATCTGTGGCTGCGGTGACGGCGCtagggcggcggaggcggaggcagAAGAGGATGAGAGGCTGGACGGCTGAGACGGGAGGCTGCGGCGGAGGCGTGCGTGGAGGCGCGCCGGAAGCGCGCTGGAGAGAAAAACGGCGGCGCGCGACGGAGGCAGATCTGGGCGGCCACGACGACGGGATCTGTGGCTGCGGTGACGACGccagggcggcggcggcggaggcagAGGCGCgctgagagaaagagagatggggAGAGGCTGcaattttttggggggtggggggaagaGGTTGCGATTTTTGGTGTTTTTTTTGGAGAGGGGATTTGTTTGgtatttcctttttgttttaaGGGTATCTTAGTCATTTCAACCTCAAAATGGGTacattttatatgtttaattttgggtgggtatattttatgtttccttTTTCAAATAGGGTAAAAAACAccattaaccctttaaaaaaaaatctcaaattcaaaattaaaacaaatacgGCCCCTATAAAAAAAAGTCTACGTCAGCCTATGATGTTATATGTATATTGTATCTAAACAAACATCACGCAACGAATGTCGTCGCATTTAATTATCTCacccaattattatttttatttttctgaaaaAAGCTCACCAGGTAgaactaattaataaatttcataTATAGCACACCCAAGTCgctatttaattttgattagaTTTAGAAATTAACCCAAATATCAAGTAACTATAAGAATCATTCCAAAATTGACCATTTTTATAGATGAGGTGGTCTTGGTAAAATCGAGTGTATCGTACAATTGGGTTATATTACATTTAGATCCCGACTCACACTCTGATCCGAATTCACATCCTAATTCGAAttgtataaataacactattatgAATGCAGATCAATCAAATTATACATGTTCGAGCACACCAATTATTGCGTTTATTTTGGTGAGTTTGTAAAATGATGCGACCGCCCAAAATTTTGGTCTGATAATATTTGAATTTCAAGggcaaaaatgaaaaatggaatCAAGATTAGGTCCATGATTTTGCGTATCAGATAGGGGGTGGGGGATTAGTAATCGGGATTCATCCCTGAAATCTGGTCAGGGCAGGGCCGTCTGTGTTATGAAAGAAACTACCCAACTCGGTGAAAACGTTGTATTAACATCATAACATGCTAATATTGTCTAATAATGGGCAGCAAATACGCCCTTGAAGTGTTAGGCATGTCCTCAGACTATTCCAGAAAGGCAGAAAATGAATACGAATGACAGCAAAGAACAAATTAAAAGTTCAAAATTTTGCAGGCAATATACTCCATTTAAGTAAGGAATAACTTTACTTCGGAATAAACATTCACCATTTTTAAAAAAGCTAGAGCAAAGAACAAATTAAAAGTTCAAAATTTTGCATGCAATATATTTAAGTAAGGAATAACTTTACTTTGCAATAAACATACacgaattatatttaattttcaattgaatctattttataaatcaaaatatataaatttttatttttttgaaatttcgtATGAGTTAAAAAATTCGTTGACGAACAATTTGATTGTTTCGAGTTCGATGGACAATTAAGATGCACTGTTGGAAATCTCTTGGTGAAATACACGTCCATAGACTGATATTggaatatttattaatattttttgtgtATATTATAAACTTTgaaacatattatatatatatatatttatatatatatataggaatattttttattatttgcttCTTTATGAATATATCAATACCCTTATATTAATTTATGATATATCCTTATATTTATGATATATCGATACCCTTATATTAATTTGCCGTTCTATTTTAATGGGGGTTTGAATTAGCTCGTCTTTCTCTCAAAATAAAACTTTAATAGTATGATATCCttctttaagaaaataaaaaactaaaaaaattaactcaaaATTGAGTAATAAGATCCACCAAAtcacatgttatttttcatgctTTATATTTTCTTAGACTTACAATTTCTAACATATTTATGTGCGCAAAATCACAATCTTGAATTAAAGGATTTCCAATAGAAATGGGAGAGTACTAATGAGCACATTTGTTGTTGCCACATTGAGTGACACAATCCTCCACTTTCCCAGCATCTGCATTTGATcatttaaaatacaaaataacAAGTCAATTTAGCACCATTAAATTAACATAGATTCAATACGATTCATATAAAAGATGTTGCTTAACTACCCACATTCGATCATCCAAATTCGCAATCTCTTAATCACTATAGGCTATAGCCGCCATCGTCATTCATTCCACTAATAAACTCCCTCCAAAATATTAAGTAGTAGTATAATTTATCATGGCAAAATATAAAACCAAAATATTTCTATTATTAAACACGCACACGCGGAGCTAGAGGGGGAGCAGGGGGTCACTAGGTCCcctgaaaatttcaaaaatagcaagagtattttcgtaattttatatttaaaataaaccAATTTATAAGCTTTAGAGTTAAGACGTTTTGAAGAAGTgaatacataattaattaatttatgccCCTCGACACACGGACTGAAATTTCGAGCGGGGGCAAAAGGGTAATTAATCTTACCGTTTCCGAATTGAGCGCACCGATTAACGGCACAATCGTAATTGCAAGAATTGGTTTGCATAGCAGAATCCTTGTCTATGCacttttttttgatgaaattacattataaataatagggCAAATTGTatgaaaatacctcactttataccaaaatttggttttttgacaatcttttcaattgtagcaaaaatttgaactgcctttcaatttgttgcaattgacttccggagtaattttccggccaacttaatgctgatgtggattcccgtaaagttgatgtggcatgcctcgccggacgacaaattgcatgaaaatacccccactttataccaaaatctggttttttgacaatctttttaattgtagcaaaaatttgaactacctttcaatttgttgcaattgacttctagagtaattttccggccaacttaatgccgatgtggattcccgtaaagttgatgtggcacgcctcgccggctaatcaaacgacaacgtctctaattaccttaagcgatgtcgttttccacgattttaagcaaattacaatttctagttttatatatttgtcgattagggcttcaaatgtcctcatttcttctcccaaattttctcatctcagttgaaattcttgttccataaattctcatttgcagcaaaaatctttgaactggtgGATTCTTCTTCTCAAACGGGACGACTGAGCTCATACAATTTCCCTTTACCTCCAAAATTCTGCAGATGCGAAGAACCAGAGCCGTGCATCTTGCAGGCTTCAAATAGTGTGACTAATCCGGAGAGGCGCTACTTCTCATCATGTACAAAAATACCCACATCAAGTATCTTGTACTctttaaaatatacttttatttaattcatatgtttttttttttctttagaaaatttatggaacaagaatttcaactgagatgagaaaatttgggagaagaaatgaggacatttgaagccctaatcaacaaatatataaaactagaaattgtaatttgcttaaaatcgtggaaaacgacatcgtttaaggtaattagagacgttgtcgtttgattagccggcgaggcatgccacatcaactttacgggaatccacatcagcattaagttggccgaaaAATTACTTCGAAAgacaattgcaacaaattgaaaggtagttcaaatttttgctacaattgaaaaggttgtcaaaaaaccagattttggtataaagtggggtattttcatgcaatttgtcgtttgattagccggcgaggcgtgccacatcaactttacgggaatccacatcagcattaagttggccgaaaaattactccggaagtcaattgcaacaaattgaaaagtagttcaaatttttgctacaattgaaaagattgtcaaaaaaccagattttggtataaagtggggtattttcatgcaatttgccctaaataataaataatacaaaccacacacaccccacctagtggttattgtggccgagaaaAAAGATGAGGGAATTGGGTTTGAACCCTTAACCTTTGAGATAAAAAGGCGCACATAACCACTGCACCACACAACATTAATAAaggaaaatttttaaataaaggcATTTAGTGGTGCACAATGTTTTCTCTCCGTTGGCAGCCACACAATCTGCATAGCAGCTCCCGTAGCATTTGCTGAAAGAAGCCGATGCACACCCTGCGCATATTACCATCAGCACCGTAGCCACACCTATCATACGCATATCCATTCCTTCAAACCTACACTTTTCTTATCTCTCTCCTTCGATACTTAATCTTCTTTATAAAATTATTCTACTCCCATTCTTATTAATTTATACTCGTTTATTTTCTTGCCACCAAATCAAATTAAtggttataaaaaataattaattaaatgattaTAGGTAAGTGACTTAATTAAAAATGGACCGTTTTTTAATCCGGAATGGAAAAATTTTAAGAATCCGACTTCTATTTCTTAAATCTCATTATAATGGGAAGGAAAACAGCTCAGGTTTAGATTTTGTTAGTGAGGATCGAACTGATTTGATTAATTATCTGGAAACTTCAATAATTTATCAAGTCCGTAAATAATGAAAACggttaattatattttgtatcttcaatttttagcatttttctcaaaatattctcaattatattaatgttttttatttgaaaatccTCAACTTTTAGAAAAGTTTGAATGATAGCTAAATATGACGTTGCAAAAATGGTTGTATATTTTGGAGGTGTGAATGTTCTTAAATTTTTGCACAAGCACAAATTAACCAATCAGAATCAAAAGCTCATTAATTTTCCCTCCCCAAAAGCCCATTTCTTTCACAAAACTTCATGCATGCACACACATACATCATAGGCGAAAAGTAACCAAAAAAATCCAAAGATTTTGCAGTAAGAAAGGAATCGGAGCAAAGATAAATCCATACGAAAAACATCACATTCCTTTTCTAGCTAGAGACCACCTCAATCAAAAACCctcaaaatcaaatattaagACATCATATCATAGAAAATGTCCaagaaaatgaagaattttGTCCCAAATGAGGAAAGAAACATCTTCACACCACTCACCTTGTCAGGATCTAAACATCCCATTCTCCTTCAAGAAAACCCTCTTATTTTTTTTGCTCTTCATTTTCTTGGTCATCTTCATCGTAGGAGTTCCTCTTCTTTGCATGTTCTTCGTCTTGAAGCCAAAGATGCCCGATTTCTCTCTCCAAAACCTTGATGTAGAATCCTACAAGCTCGACTTGAGCTCCCAAAACCTCGTCGTTTCATCTGTTTTCGCTCTCAACTTGAAAGCAGACAATCCAAACAAGGTTGGATTGAGTTTCGAAGCTTCTAGATTCTATGTCCTAAGCCAAGGATTGGTGGTCGGATTGATCAGAATTCCTCAGTTTCATCAACCCCCATTGAGCAAAAACGTGAGTGTTCAAACACGAGTGTTGTTCGAATGCGTCAACGTTAGTGAAATTATGGATAGAAATTCAAGAAAATATCAATCTTCCAAGGGAGCTTCTGATGATATTAGAATTTTAGGCGACGTCTCAGCGCAAGTTCGGATTTTTAACATCGTGTTGCCAAAGATCAAGGTAAAATctaattttgagaattttaaTCTGTATATTTTATAATCAATGATTAACGAGGTTAATAATGTCCTCAGTTATGTTAATTTTTACTagtataattttaattgttaGATTTCAAAATCACTataattaatactattaattaggTAAGAAAAAAGTTGGGACACCCCGTTAAATTGatctttatataaatattatccTAAACacgttgtgtgtgtgttgtaaGGTTGCTTTGGATTGTGGTATAAATGTTAGCCAGTCGAAGTTGTCAGTTAGCAACGTAGAAGTGTACAGCATGAGATGGATTCCTAATCAATTGGTATGGAGCTAGATCaattctaaatttatttatttatctatcgtTTATAATAAATTGGCTGTTAATTAATTTGTTctctgattaattaattatcgtTGTTGTGTGATGAATTTGCAGTTTTCACTTCCTCTCAACTCCCAGACAGTCTCCAAGAAATGCTCTCTAGCTATATTGATGTAGCTAGCTATGAATTCCAACATGTTGCAGAtcgagtgttttttttttttttttttttgaggcggaaagggagtatatattaatgaATGTCAAGGCGAGCAATATCAAGAAGCCAAGGAGGGAATCCCGACTTCCAGATCATTACAGATCGAGTGTTAATTACATTAATTGATGCTTCTCAAAGTAAATTCTGTTAATTTGTATATATGCAGTACGTGTATGTATAGTGGAATTATAAGTGTAAATGTACTTTCATATAATCTACCAAACAAACTTTGGCATCCTTGCTGCAGCCTGCAGTGTGCACTCATTCTATGTGGAAATTATCAGATGTGCTCATATATATGAGTCTAGAGCGCTTTCTCTCAACCTCTTTCTTTTTGGGGGGTGATTTATAGAAAAAATTTAAATCCCATACTATGAAGAATAAAGTAAACGAGTCGGACATATGAAATCGTACTATATGAATTCATAAATGTTTTTAAAAATTCTTACAGAACATGTCTCTAAAATGTGTAAATCATATACTATTCAACCTCACATCATAGAAAAAACAATATATGTATATGCTAGTTGTGACAAATAGGTTCCAACAGTCTATATAAGCtccacaaaaaataagttttttatatcaatttattttttcacaatCTTATAAACAACAATCATATTTAAAAAGAACAATTCAATGATAAGTTATTCTTCATCATATACCTTTCCAAGTACACTCTTCAATTTTCTCGTAACAagaattttatctttttatagtttataagctcaattttccaaatattttaacaaaatataaaCTACTAAAACTGATAAGCTTTTAAAGCAAGCTTAAACAAACACTCCTTATATTTTTCATTGTATAATTGTGCATACTAATTAACTAGCATACTATTTCCTTCTACGGAGAAGGATTACCAAGTCCAAGGATTGTGATTTTCTTAATTCGTACACTAACATTTGCAAGCGTGCAATTAATCAGAACgtttttttacataaaaataaatattaactcaattatcatataaaaaaattataaatatgagAAAATTTTCATTATATTCTAATTATAAAGTTACTCAAttttacaattaattaattcaatattaattaatagttaaattttatattttaattataataggtattttaattttcttacaATCACAAGATAAAGTTTCCATAAGTCAAAATAAGAGACTGTAATGTGCCAGTTTTCAAGAAAATCCAAACCGCAGAAAGAAGATATTGAGAGAGCCAATGGAAAGTGAATCCACCGCCGCCATGAAAAAGATATTCCTCATCACCAACTGCATCCTACTCGCCGTCGGAAACTGCGGCGGCCCTCTGATCATGCGCCTCTACTTCATCCGCGGCGGCAACAGAATCTGGTTCTCCAGCTGGCTCGAAACCGGCGGCTGGCCCATCATCCTCATCCCCCTCCTCGCCTCCTACacgagccgccgccgccgccacgcCGGGGCGGAGCTCTTCCACATAAAGCCGCGCGTGttcgcggcggcggcggcgatcggGGTCCTGACGGGGCTGGACGACTACCTGTACGCGTACGGGGTGTCGAAGCTCCCCGTGTCCACCACCAGCCTCCTGGTGGCGACGCAACTGGGGTTCACGGCGGCGTTCGCCTTCCTGATCGTGAAGCAGAGGTTCACGGCGTACTCGGTGAACGCGGTGGTGCTGCTGACGGTGGGATCGGTGGTGCTGGGGCTCCACGCGGGCGGCGACCGGGCGGAGGGGGAGAGCGATAGGGAGTACTGGGTGGGATTCTTCATGACGCTGTCGGCGGCGGCGCTCTACGGCTTGATTCTGCCGCTGGTGGAGCTGACGTACAAGTCGGCCAAGCAGGCCATAACGTACACCCTCGTTATGGAGATGCAGTTGGTGATGTGCTTCTTCGCCACCGTGTTTTGCACTGCCGGAATGCTCATCAACAATGATTTTCAGGTCACTCTTTTTAAGTTTAATTATACTGCTTCTTTCTCAATCTTGTTCACTTAggttgcgtttactttgatggataaatttatctatgaAAAAAAAcagataacacaaatttatgcctttaaatgtctcattcattttccaacatttgacacaaaaagagatgttcaccatttttcctttcttattttcacttcaaggatggataattttatccctccattttggtgtgataatattattcatccttaaagtgaaaatcttaaagtgaaaataagaaaggaaaaataGTGAGCATTTCTTTTGTGTCAAAAATGATTTGGTTGCAAAATTACTAAACCATCCCTAAAAGTTACTCTATTAATTCCCCCCACGAAAATCCTAAGGTAGTTTAGaggacacaaattttaataatgaTTGAAATTTGTACATAAAGTAAAGAAAAAACTCATTCAAAATAAGTGGAAAAAGAGATCCATGTGttaaataattgtattttttttgtaaatattgcgtatgaatgaaattttaaaattaagggAAAGTTTATGGAAAAGAAAAGAGTAGAATTTTCGTGAACCAATGAAACTTATAACAAGACTATAATTTTCGTGGATGGACACCAATGCGCCCAAATACACGAAATTTTCACTCAGTTATGATTTTGCtcacaaattaaaaatattgcCTTTGGATACATGTACtttcaattaattattcaaaattttcacacgcttaattgttattttttgttgatttttcACTAGTTGAAGTGACAAGTTAATGCCAT
It contains:
- the LOC130992394 gene encoding NDR1/HIN1-like protein 6 isoform X2; amino-acid sequence: MRKETSSHHSPCQDLNIPFSFKKTLLFFLLFIFLVIFIVGVPLLCMFFVLKPKMPDFSLQNLDVESYKLDLSSQNLVVSSVFALNLKADNPNKVGLSFEASRFYVLSQGLVVGLIRIPQFHQPPLSKNVSVQTRVLFECVNVSEIMDRNSRKYQSSKGASDDIRILGDVSAQVRIFNIVLPKIKFSLPLNSQTVSKKCSLAILM
- the LOC130992395 gene encoding purine permease 3-like gives rise to the protein MESESTAAMKKIFLITNCILLAVGNCGGPLIMRLYFIRGGNRIWFSSWLETGGWPIILIPLLASYTSRRRRHAGAELFHIKPRVFAAAAAIGVLTGLDDYLYAYGVSKLPVSTTSLLVATQLGFTAAFAFLIVKQRFTAYSVNAVVLLTVGSVVLGLHAGGDRAEGESDREYWVGFFMTLSAAALYGLILPLVELTYKSAKQAITYTLVMEMQLVMCFFATVFCTAGMLINNDFQAISREAREYQLGQTKYYLVVVWSAIIWQCFFLGAIGVIFYSSSLLSAIIIHVLFPITQTLAIIFYHESFYAEKGVAFFLALWGFTSYFLGEIRYSHINTNTADQTHHLET
- the LOC130992394 gene encoding NDR1/HIN1-like protein 6 isoform X1, which codes for MRKETSSHHSPCQDLNIPFSFKKTLLFFLLFIFLVIFIVGVPLLCMFFVLKPKMPDFSLQNLDVESYKLDLSSQNLVVSSVFALNLKADNPNKVGLSFEASRFYVLSQGLVVGLIRIPQFHQPPLSKNVSVQTRVLFECVNVSEIMDRNSRKYQSSKGASDDIRILGDVSAQVRIFNIVLPKIKVALDCGINVSQSKLSVSNVEVYSMRWIPNQLFSLPLNSQTVSKKCSLAILM